A single genomic interval of uncultured Pseudodesulfovibrio sp. harbors:
- a CDS encoding DUF933 domain-containing protein translates to MKTAIFGFSGSGKTDLFAALAGPAAAETGNRAMVKVPDARLDPLIELFNPKKITYSEIEYLDIPGGGGKGAGLGERVLNEVRPYDCFIGVLDAFSGMNDPKQQWQAIEADMMVSDMAVIEKRLEKMAADKKKNKSLVDPKEENALTQALAMLEEEKPLRLDSEVADLPELRGYKFLSARPILYTWNCPEGEEDDMQLPPDETGMTHIACSAKLERELAEIDDPEEKAMFLEDLGITKSALDKVISKTYQLLGLISYLTAGEDECRTWPLRKGSTAPQAAGVIHTDFEKGFIRAEVIGYDDFLELGDFKKVKDAGKARLEGKEYIVQDGDIIEFRFNV, encoded by the coding sequence ATGAAAACCGCCATTTTCGGATTCTCCGGTTCCGGCAAGACCGATCTTTTCGCCGCTTTGGCTGGCCCAGCCGCTGCTGAAACGGGCAACCGCGCCATGGTCAAGGTACCCGATGCCCGTCTTGATCCGCTCATCGAACTCTTCAATCCGAAAAAAATCACCTACAGCGAGATTGAATACCTCGATATACCCGGTGGCGGCGGCAAAGGTGCGGGTCTGGGCGAACGGGTCCTCAACGAAGTGAGGCCCTATGACTGTTTTATCGGCGTACTCGACGCCTTCTCGGGCATGAATGATCCGAAACAGCAATGGCAAGCCATTGAAGCCGACATGATGGTTTCGGATATGGCAGTCATTGAAAAGCGCCTTGAAAAAATGGCTGCCGACAAGAAGAAAAACAAGAGCCTTGTCGATCCCAAGGAAGAGAACGCCCTCACGCAGGCCCTTGCCATGCTTGAAGAAGAAAAGCCCCTCCGCCTCGACAGCGAAGTGGCCGACCTGCCCGAACTCCGCGGATACAAATTCCTTTCGGCTCGTCCGATATTGTATACTTGGAACTGTCCGGAGGGCGAAGAAGACGACATGCAGCTTCCGCCGGACGAAACAGGCATGACGCATATCGCCTGCTCCGCGAAACTGGAACGCGAACTTGCAGAAATCGATGATCCCGAAGAAAAGGCCATGTTTCTGGAAGACTTGGGTATCACCAAATCCGCCCTCGACAAGGTCATTTCCAAAACCTACCAACTTCTCGGACTTATCTCCTACCTGACCGCCGGAGAAGATGAGTGCCGCACCTGGCCACTACGCAAAGGTTCCACCGCACCACAGGCAGCAGGCGTCATTCATACGGACTTTGAAAAAGGGTTCATCCGAGCCGAAGTCATCGGCTATGACGATTTTCTTGAACTCGGCGATTTCAAAAAAGTCAAAGACGCCGGAAAAGCCCGCTTGGAAGGCAAGGAATACATAGTACAGGATGGAGATATCATTGAATTTCGCTTCAATGTGTAA
- a CDS encoding ferredoxin, which yields MSTQNSESKLQEVAIEMGDCRLCRGCVEMNPDIFEWDENLDMPYVCRSKVTKEEVQDIINCCPEDCIVLVDC from the coding sequence ATGAGTACACAAAATTCCGAATCAAAGCTGCAAGAGGTTGCCATCGAAATGGGCGACTGTCGCCTGTGTCGTGGCTGTGTCGAAATGAACCCGGATATTTTTGAATGGGATGAAAATCTGGATATGCCCTACGTCTGCCGATCAAAGGTGACGAAGGAAGAAGTGCAGGACATCATCAACTGCTGTCCTGAAGACTGTATCGTTCTTGTTGACTGCTAA
- a CDS encoding type I restriction enzyme HsdR N-terminal domain-containing protein yields MHESSLGGTLRDYLSGEEIDETTFEEFRQALVRLLVEEKGYPKEQIKAKVPLKYHVDGEEFERPLDYVVYDEKGSPIFIIIFCAGNVGTFERETVCAGRLVEGGPVPYALATDTMEASLLDVKSGEVVARSMAAVPDWEKLLEMVGKADMKLLTEEQRERQTRVFHTYCGFIYGTCCSESCSLPPKSK; encoded by the coding sequence ATGCATGAATCAAGTCTTGGCGGAACGCTACGAGATTATTTGAGCGGCGAAGAGATCGATGAGACGACCTTTGAGGAGTTTCGGCAGGCTCTGGTGCGACTGCTTGTCGAGGAGAAAGGGTATCCTAAGGAGCAGATAAAGGCGAAGGTGCCGCTCAAGTACCATGTTGATGGTGAAGAGTTTGAGCGTCCGTTGGATTATGTCGTATATGACGAGAAAGGTTCTCCTATCTTCATTATCATTTTCTGTGCCGGTAATGTCGGGACATTCGAGCGTGAGACGGTTTGCGCCGGACGATTGGTAGAAGGCGGTCCTGTGCCGTATGCCTTGGCGACAGACACCATGGAGGCTTCGCTTCTGGATGTGAAGAGTGGGGAAGTCGTGGCGCGGAGCATGGCGGCTGTACCGGATTGGGAGAAACTTTTGGAGATGGTCGGAAAGGCGGACATGAAGTTGTTAACCGAAGAACAGCGAGAGCGACAGACACGGGTATTCCACACGTATTGCGGATTCATTTATGGAACCTGTTGCAGCGAGTCATGTTCGCTTCCTCCCAAGTCGAAATAG
- a CDS encoding NADH-quinone oxidoreductase subunit N encodes MNFDITLIVPELYFFCLVMALVIQSCGNREWRPVVEKWIPFGAGLGLMVSIVGFHLHGTMLWDVYKVDMMSQFFKIAIAFGFFVTCINAARQPTLAEGKRADYYMMLGFSALGLMILSSSVELITIYLALELASYSLYATIPLRAKSKGAAEAGVKYILFGAVATALALYGLSYIMASQHTTYIAELATKAWTFADAPMAVVGLTLFLTGMFFKLALFPFHFWCPDVYQGASNETAAFVATLPKMGAIVVLARLAAFLKPGLEITTLLAVLGACSMTFGNLSALAQKDIKRLLGFSSVAHAGYIMVGLVSGTAEGLAAAAFYALAYLVMNLLVFWIVSRVAVDGRNLQLSDLNGLYKKAPVLAFSLAAGAFALVGLPPTMGFMGKFFLITSAWDHGYNWLVITLVLNSAIAIYYYLSLFRHAFTEDKTPELTPAPDTSWYASAGAGLLAAAVLVVGMIPAPLFNFAIAAGNSLLGIAPGVMH; translated from the coding sequence GTGAACTTCGATATCACTCTGATTGTCCCGGAACTCTACTTCTTCTGTCTTGTCATGGCTCTGGTCATCCAGAGTTGCGGCAACAGGGAGTGGAGACCCGTGGTCGAGAAATGGATTCCCTTCGGGGCCGGTCTCGGCCTTATGGTAAGTATTGTCGGATTCCACCTGCATGGCACCATGCTCTGGGATGTCTATAAAGTTGACATGATGTCCCAGTTCTTCAAGATCGCCATTGCATTCGGCTTCTTTGTCACATGCATCAATGCAGCTCGTCAGCCCACGCTGGCAGAAGGCAAACGTGCCGATTATTACATGATGCTCGGTTTCTCCGCGCTGGGGTTGATGATTCTTTCCTCTTCGGTCGAACTCATCACGATCTACCTCGCGTTGGAACTGGCATCCTACTCGCTGTATGCGACCATTCCGCTGCGTGCCAAGAGCAAGGGAGCGGCAGAAGCGGGCGTGAAGTACATCCTGTTCGGCGCGGTAGCCACTGCGCTGGCCCTGTACGGCTTGTCCTACATCATGGCCTCCCAGCACACCACCTACATTGCAGAACTCGCCACCAAGGCATGGACCTTTGCTGACGCGCCCATGGCCGTCGTCGGTCTGACCCTGTTCCTGACGGGCATGTTCTTCAAGCTGGCACTGTTCCCGTTCCACTTCTGGTGCCCGGATGTCTATCAGGGCGCGAGCAACGAAACTGCCGCCTTTGTGGCAACCCTGCCCAAGATGGGCGCTATCGTTGTTCTGGCCCGTTTGGCGGCCTTCCTGAAGCCCGGACTGGAAATCACCACACTGCTCGCAGTGCTCGGTGCCTGCTCCATGACATTCGGTAACCTCTCGGCTCTTGCCCAGAAGGATATCAAGCGTCTTCTCGGATTCTCGTCCGTGGCGCATGCCGGATACATCATGGTCGGTCTGGTCAGCGGAACCGCAGAAGGACTGGCGGCTGCCGCCTTCTACGCATTGGCATATCTGGTCATGAACCTGCTGGTCTTCTGGATTGTCAGTCGTGTCGCCGTGGATGGCCGCAACCTGCAACTGAGTGATCTGAACGGCCTCTACAAGAAAGCTCCGGTGCTTGCCTTCTCGCTTGCCGCCGGTGCGTTCGCCCTTGTCGGCCTGCCGCCGACCATGGGATTCATGGGCAAGTTCTTCCTGATCACTTCCGCGTGGGATCACGGCTATAACTGGCTGGTCATCACGCTTGTGCTGAACTCCGCCATTGCCATCTACTATTATCTGAGCCTGTTCCGTCATGCCTTCACCGAAGACAAGACACCCGAACTCACTCCGGCTCCGGATACCAGTTGGTATGCTTCCGCAGGAGCCGGACTCCTCGCTGCCGCCGTTCTTGTCGTCGGCATGATCCCGGCACCTCTGTTCAACTTCGCCATTGCCGCAGGCAACAGTCTGCTCGGCATAGCTCCCGGTGTGATGCACTAG
- a CDS encoding NADH-quinone oxidoreductase subunit M, producing MDFGYPVLTLLIAFPLVAACGLFFLRAPQVVRMYTMAVSLIELLLAVPLFQYQPNAEFQFVERLDWVHKWGLEYYLGVDGISILMVWLTLAVLPLCVMCSWTYIGKRVKEFHFCLLFMTSAVLGVFCALDLVLFYVFWEAMLIPMYLLIAVWGGDDRKYASIKFFLYTLAGSTLLLAAIVAFRITGGTFSIPDLMQQTFTFRFQFWAFLAMALAFAIKVPMFPFHTWLPAAHVQAPSAGSVILAAVLLKMGTYGFLRFCLPLTPAASEYFAPMMIAISIVSIIYGGAIALGQTDIKKLVAYSSVGHMGFVTLGIFLFNVRGVEGALFQMLNHGIVTGALFMMIGAVYERSHSRDIEDNMGLGKYLPAFMFFWGLMALASLGFPGTNGFVGEILVFVGAFQKSTVIGMLCVPGALLAAAYMFRVSLKMAWGKPSVAKDWKDLNAREWIYLTIPAAFVLWIGLAPAPFFKIVDPAINNLLDNFDKRKVAHVETEQPMQTAANDILGVFADKE from the coding sequence TTGGACTTCGGATATCCGGTACTCACACTGTTGATTGCATTCCCGCTGGTCGCGGCTTGCGGTCTCTTCTTCCTGCGCGCGCCGCAGGTTGTGAGGATGTACACCATGGCGGTGTCCCTCATAGAGCTGCTTTTGGCCGTGCCTCTCTTTCAATATCAACCAAACGCTGAATTCCAATTCGTCGAGCGTCTGGACTGGGTCCACAAGTGGGGCCTGGAATACTACCTCGGCGTTGACGGCATCAGCATACTCATGGTCTGGCTGACACTCGCAGTGCTTCCGCTCTGCGTCATGTGTTCATGGACCTACATCGGCAAGCGGGTGAAGGAATTCCATTTCTGCCTGCTGTTCATGACCTCCGCAGTGCTCGGCGTTTTCTGTGCACTCGATCTGGTTCTGTTCTACGTGTTCTGGGAAGCCATGCTCATCCCCATGTACCTGCTTATCGCGGTATGGGGCGGCGATGATCGGAAGTACGCTTCCATCAAGTTCTTCCTGTACACGCTTGCCGGTTCGACCCTGCTTCTGGCGGCCATCGTGGCCTTCAGGATCACGGGCGGCACCTTCTCCATCCCGGATCTGATGCAACAGACGTTTACGTTCCGTTTCCAGTTCTGGGCGTTCCTCGCAATGGCTCTGGCCTTTGCGATCAAGGTGCCCATGTTCCCGTTCCACACATGGCTGCCCGCAGCGCACGTTCAGGCTCCCTCGGCTGGTTCCGTCATACTGGCGGCTGTCCTGCTGAAAATGGGAACTTACGGTTTCCTGCGCTTCTGCCTGCCGCTGACTCCCGCTGCCAGTGAGTACTTCGCCCCGATGATGATCGCGATTTCCATCGTCTCCATCATTTACGGCGGAGCGATCGCGCTGGGACAGACGGACATCAAGAAACTTGTCGCCTACTCTTCTGTGGGGCACATGGGCTTCGTCACCTTGGGCATATTCCTGTTCAATGTGCGCGGCGTTGAAGGCGCACTGTTCCAGATGCTGAACCATGGTATCGTCACAGGCGCACTCTTCATGATGATCGGCGCAGTTTACGAACGCAGTCACAGCCGCGACATCGAAGACAACATGGGACTGGGCAAGTATCTGCCTGCTTTCATGTTCTTCTGGGGCCTTATGGCTCTGGCGTCACTCGGTTTCCCTGGAACCAACGGGTTCGTGGGTGAAATCCTCGTGTTCGTCGGTGCTTTCCAGAAATCCACTGTTATCGGCATGCTCTGCGTGCCGGGAGCACTTCTGGCAGCCGCTTACATGTTCCGTGTGTCGCTGAAGATGGCATGGGGCAAGCCGAGCGTGGCCAAGGACTGGAAAGATCTGAATGCCCGTGAGTGGATCTATCTGACCATTCCCGCAGCCTTCGTGCTCTGGATCGGTCTGGCTCCGGCTCCGTTCTTCAAGATCGTCGATCCGGCCATCAACAATCTGCTTGATAATTTCGACAAGCGTAAAGTCGCTCATGTTGAAACCGAGCAGCCGATGCAAACCGCCGCCAATGACATCCTCGGTGTCTTCGCGGACAAGGAATAG